The Methanofollis sp. UBA420 DNA segment CGCTGCCCCCGGACCCCCGGGACGAAGATAGGGGCGGGAAGGCAGAGAGCCCGATCGTTCTGAGGGCGGTTTTGTTCTCCGTATATCAGGTATGAGAGAAATCTGTGTGTTCAAATTCTCATCCATAACTCCAGAATTGAACGTCTGGATCATTTTCATGGTAAATCCTGTTCTTGAGGTTTGACGCGGGAGTGTACGTTCTCGGTATATCTGGGAGGAAGGTGGAGGGGTCCGCATCGCTCATCATGCAACCAGAGGAGAGATCGATCCGGGATAAAGATTCAAAAGAGCCAGAAAAGATCGTATCAGGTCAGGGCGAGGTCTGCCCTGCCTGTTCTTCTTCTTGGTCGGCATCAGCGTCCTTCGGGTTTCTGATGATTGCGGAGTTGCCCGAGGGGTCGTCGATGACCAGGGTGATGCTCTCCTCGCCGCGCTTGACCGCCTCGATCTGCGCCTTGATGGAGATAGCCCGATCCCTTTCCTCGCTGTCGGCCGTCTTCAGGGCGATATCGAGAGCGTCCTCGATCCGGTCGAGCACCCCCTCTACATTGGTTATGAACCCCTCCGACGCCGGCCCGGGATTCACCGTGATCCCGAGTTCGGGTACTTCGATCGTGCCGGCGGAACTGCGCACCACCCGTACCGAGAGATCGTCCTCGCCCGAGATCCGTATCTCGCTTCTTTCAGGCTGGCCGTTCCGGAGGATGAACGTGTCGGCCATCCGCCAACCGCAGGGACAGACCGCGCTCTCGATGAGGATCTCCGAAAAATATGGGATTTCTTCCGTCTGGTAGATATACTCGATCTCCTGTTTACAGATCGGACAGGGCGCATGCAGGACGTTCCGCACTACGCTCCTCCGATCCTCTCGCGGGAGATCTTTACCGACATGGGGGTAATGATGACGTACTGCTGGTCGCCAAGGCCGATGATGTCGCCGTTGACGTCATTGGCAACCTCCCTGAGGTCTTTTAAGACCCGCTCGTACATGATCTTGTCAAGCTTCAGCCGGGAGATGTCGACGATGACAACATTGCCATTGTAAACCTCGTCCTTCACGCGGGGGGTGTCCTTGATATCGGCGATCTGGGCGACTTTCACAAGCATCGATGCGGGCTCGTCACTGGCCGTACCCTCGTACGATGCCAGATCCAGTTCCATATAGTCGTCCTGATGTGCAGGAGCGCTCTTGCCCATGATGGAATCGAGAAATTTACCCATGGAAAGAACTGTAGAATGGAATTTATTTAATGGTATCCAATCCATCCTCAGAGTTCCAGGTTCCAGATCAGGTCTCCGACGCGGTGGACTGTCCTGACGGCCTTTCCCTTCTCCAGTGCAAGGAGGTCCGTCCCATCGTACAGGGCGACGCCCACCGCGAGGGGCTTGCCGTACCTCTCCTCGGCAATGATGCACGGGCGGTCCTTCTTGATGTCCGGCGTGGCGGCGACGATGCCGGGGCGCATGATATCGGCACCGTTCATCACGTACGGCACGGCCCCGGAATCGATCGTGATCCTCCGGGCGGCGAAGGGGTGTTCGATCGCCCCACGCACCGTCGGGAAGATCCAGTCCTCGAAGGCCATGAAAGCGGGTTTTTTCTCCACCAGATAGATGCTGAAGGCTGACGTCGTTTCTACGACCTCGATACTCTTTGATGTGAAAAGTGTCTCTTCGTCTCCGATTTCATCTTTCAGGGCGTTTCTGATGCGCGCGATCTCCGACTTTTTGATCGTGTGCCTTTTTTTGACCTTTATCTCTTCCATTGTTCACCACGATTCTGGTCTATTCTGCTTTAAACCGTTCGACGCGGTATATTTAAGTAGATTCCCCACGCACGTATGGTACTCTTGAAGAGGTCTGAAAGGTAATTGCCATGACAAAAAGACCACTAGAGATTCTGGATCAGGTGCTCAACGGCCAGCCTGTTATCATTTCTCTGAAAGGCGGGCGTGAGATCCGCGGAGTCCTGCAGGGTTACGACGTCCATTTAAACCTCGTCCTCGATCGGGCCGAAGAAGAGATCGAAGGCAAGGTGGAGAAACGCGGTACGTTGATCGTACGCGGGGACAATGTGATCTATATATCTCCCTCTGTTGAATAATTACGGTGAACGGTTATGACGAAAGGTACACCATCAATGGGTAAGCGGCAGAAGCACAGTCACATTATCTGCCGCCGGTGCGGGAAGATGTCCTTCCACGCACGGCACAAGGTCTGCTCTGCCTGTGGTTTCGGGCGGAGCAAGAAACTGGTCAGTC contains these protein-coding regions:
- a CDS encoding ZPR1 zinc finger domain-containing protein gives rise to the protein MRNVLHAPCPICKQEIEYIYQTEEIPYFSEILIESAVCPCGWRMADTFILRNGQPERSEIRISGEDDLSVRVVRSSAGTIEVPELGITVNPGPASEGFITNVEGVLDRIEDALDIALKTADSEERDRAISIKAQIEAVKRGEESITLVIDDPSGNSAIIRNPKDADADQEEEQAGQTSP
- a CDS encoding cell division protein SepF; its protein translation is MGKFLDSIMGKSAPAHQDDYMELDLASYEGTASDEPASMLVKVAQIADIKDTPRVKDEVYNGNVVIVDISRLKLDKIMYERVLKDLREVANDVNGDIIGLGDQQYVIITPMSVKISRERIGGA
- a CDS encoding RNA-binding protein, coding for MEEIKVKKRHTIKKSEIARIRNALKDEIGDEETLFTSKSIEVVETTSAFSIYLVEKKPAFMAFEDWIFPTVRGAIEHPFAARRITIDSGAVPYVMNGADIMRPGIVAATPDIKKDRPCIIAEERYGKPLAVGVALYDGTDLLALEKGKAVRTVHRVGDLIWNLEL
- a CDS encoding LSM domain-containing protein; the encoded protein is MTKRPLEILDQVLNGQPVIISLKGGREIRGVLQGYDVHLNLVLDRAEEEIEGKVEKRGTLIVRGDNVIYISPSVE
- a CDS encoding 50S ribosomal protein L37e produces the protein MTKGTPSMGKRQKHSHIICRRCGKMSFHARHKVCSACGFGRSKKLVSHKWTTKRSRIPTH